In Drosophila simulans strain w501 chromosome X, Prin_Dsim_3.1, whole genome shotgun sequence, one DNA window encodes the following:
- the LOC27206580 gene encoding protein yippee-like, whose protein sequence is MVKTFQAYLPSTNRTYSCVHCRAHLASHDELISKSFQGSQGPAYLFNSVVNVACGQTEERVLLTGLHAVADIYCECCKTPLGWKYEHAYESSQKYKEGKFIIELAHMIKENGWD, encoded by the coding sequence ATGGTGAAGACGTTTCAGGCCTATCTACCGTCCACGAATCGGACATACTCATGTGTTCACTGCCGCGCCCACCTCGCCTCCCACGACGAGCTGATATCGAAGTCGTTTCAGGGTAGCCAGGGACCGGCCTATCTGTTCAACTCGGTGGTGAACGTGGCCTGTGGCCAGACGGAGGAGCGGGTGCTCCTGACCGGCCTCCATGCGGTGGCGGACATCTACTGCGAGTGCTGCAAGACGCCGCTGGGCTGGAAATATGAGCACGCCTACGAGTCCAGCCAAAAGTACAAGGAGGGCAAGTTCATCATTGAGCTGGCGCACATGATCAAGGAGAACGGCTGGGATTGA
- the LOC6739871 gene encoding ATP synthase subunit delta, mitochondrial produces the protein MSFVKNARLLAARGARLAQNRSYSDEMKLTFAAANKTFYDAAVVRQIDVPSFSGSFGILAKHVPTLAVLKPGVVQVVENDGKTLKFFVSSGSVTVNEDSSVQVLAEEAHNIEDIDANEARQLLAKYQSQLSSAGDEKAKAQAAIAVEVAEALVKAAE, from the exons ATGTCCTTCGTCAAGAACGCCCGTTTGCTGGCCGCCCGCGGCGCCCGTTTGGCCCAGAACCGCAGCTACTCGGATGAGATGAAGCTGACCTTCGCCGCCGCCAACAAAACCTTCTACGATGCCGCTGTGGTGCGCCAAATCGATGTGCCCTCCTTCTCGGGATCCTTCGGCATCCTGGCCAAGCACGTGCCCACTCTGG CTGTCCTGAAGCCCGGCGTTGTCCAGGTGGTGGAAAACGATGGCAAGACCCTCAAGTTCTTCGTCTCCAGCGGCTCCGTCACCGTCAACGAGGACTCCTCCGTTCAGGTTCTGGCCGAGGAGGCCCACAACATCGAGGACATCGATGCCAACGAGGCGCGCCAGCTGCTCGCGAAATACCAGTCACAGCTCAGCTCCGCTGGCGACGAAAAG GCCAAGGCCCAGGCTGCCATTGCCGTGGAGGTCGCCGAAGCGTTAGTCAAGGCTGCCGAATAG
- the LOC6739872 gene encoding skin secretory protein xP2, producing the protein MKVFVCMCALFAVANAGFLGLLGGGGGGGGGGLNLGGGGGNGGGGGGNGGGGGGGGGRGYGGHGPSGPVQVVKVIHQQGGGGGGGVGYSSGASYGGGYGYEAAPQVFKVKVISGGSGGGYGPAPGPVYLPPAGPAPSSVKVIKILQESAPIVSAPLVESAPQIVKVVNVASGPVAGPSFIGGSSVGGGAVSQVIKVVHESHDSGISSGGYSAGGYSSGGYSSGGATKVVRVIHEHSAPAAGPAYAPIDVPAPVAAPVASYLPPQEIAAPAPVYAAPAPAPVYAAPAPAPVYAAPAPAPVYSAPAPAPVYSAPAPAPVYAAPAPAPVYSAPAPAPVYSAPAPAPVFSAPAPAPVYSAPAPAPVYAAPAPAPVLSVPHPAPAPVFAPEEQSLPIGHAPAQTYGPPGY; encoded by the exons ATGAAG GTCTTCGTTTGCATGTGTGCTCTGTTCGCTGTGGCCAACGCTGGCTTCCTGGGACTCctcggcggtggcggtggaggcggcggtggcggcctTAACCtcggaggcggtggtggcaacggaggcggcggtggtggcaacggaggcggcggtggtggtggtggcggtcgCGGCTACGGCGGCCATGGACCAAGTGGCCCAGTCCAGGTGGTCAAGGTGATCCACCAGcagggcggcggcggcggtggcggcgttGGCTACTCCTCCGGCGCTAGCTATGGCGGCGGCTATGGCTACGAAGCTGCTCCCCAGGTCTTCAAGGTGAAGGTCATCTCTggcggcagcggcggtggCTATGGACCCGCTCCTGGACCCGTTTATCTGCCTCCAGCTGGGCCCGCCCCCTCCTCCGTCAAGGTGATCAAGATCCTGCAGGAGTCCGCTCCCATTGTGAGTGCCCCGCTGGTCGAGAGCGCCCCGCAGATCGTCAAGGTGGTGAATGTGGCATCTGGACCCGTGGCTGGACCCTCTTTCATCGGCGGCTCTTCGGTTGGCGGCGGTGCCGTGTCCCAGGTCATCAAGGTCGTTCACGAGAGCCACGACAGCGGTATCTCGTCGGGTGGCTACTCGGCCGGTGGTTACTCCTCCGGTGGTTACTCTTCGGGTGGAGCCACCAAGGTGGTGCGTGTGATCCATGAGCACTCCGCTCCAGCTGCCGGTCCCGCCTATGCCCCCATCGATGTGCCCGCACCAGTGGCTGCACCAGTCGCTTCTTACCTGCCTCCTCAGGAGATCGCTGCTCCGGCTCCAGTTTATGCTGCTCCCGCTCCGGCTCCAGTTTAcgctgctcccgctccagctccagtttacgctgctcccgctccagctccagtgTACTCCGCacctgctcccgctccagtgtactctgctcctgctcccgctccagtttacgctgctcccgctccagctccagtgtactctgctcctgctcccgctccagtGTACTCTGCacctgctcccgctccagtTTTCTCCGCacctgctcccgctccagtTTACTCCGCTCCTGCCCCGGCTCCAGTCTATGCCGCCCCAGCGCCCGCTCCCGTCCTGAGTGTGCCACATCCCGCTCCTGCACCCGTTTTTGCTCCCGAGGAGCAGTCCCTGCCCATCGGCCACGCCCCTGCCCAGACCTACGGCCCACCGGGTTACTAG